The genome window ACGCATGATTTGTATAGGGTGCACCGATTGATTGAGTAGGCAATTTGCTATTGACAAATTTCTGTATCAGTTGTCTGATTCCGAGGCACCTATAGAGAATTCATGAGTTAGCTTTAGATGTTCTTGAAAATTCTAAGTAAAAGGGGGAGAGATAATCTTAGGTAAGTGGCAGGTCCGTCATTTTCCCCAGTGTGGTCCCAACGATTCTTTACTCCCTGTTGACCCTACACTCATAGTAAACTTCTTAGTAGGAGGGGGGAAAGTTGGCTTGCATCGACCGTGATATTGATCTTTCCTCAGCCTTTGACATGATTGCGCCACGAAGTTCGGTAGATGGAACatattactttatatatatattttagaaaatattttgaaaatgcttGTTTCTTTTAAGGCAAATGCTGTCATTTAggattatgacatgttacgaAGGGTTTTCCGCACGCGAATATATCCTTTTGAGAACTTCGTTCCGTTGTTGTCGATATTCCGTGACGCTTGTGACAACGCGGCTACTTGCTGTTGCGACTGCATCCTAATTAAGGCTAATGCATTATAGAGGTTTCCTAAGGTTATGTCCGAACCCTTTCAGGTTATCTACGTATCCAAAACGGAATCAGGCCTGAACGTAGTTCGTGGTATAATGATGAAATGTGATGAAACTACCGAGCCTGACTTAGGCAGCCTATGTATCCAAAACGGAATCAGGTCGGAATGTAGTTCAATTATAacagatgcaaaatgatgagattaagaaaTGAAAATTGGCTGAGTCTGACTCAGACAACCTACATATCCAAGTGGAATTAGGctagaacgtagttcaattacaaaagactACTGAATCCGAtaaggattgcctacgtattcctttctGAGGAAATCAAGCCGGTGTAGTTCCTGAACAACATACAAAAatgatatttggtttttctattacaaaataaagggggagagaaaccgaaccctacttgggttgcctatgtatccctCTGTGGGAAATTaggttgaacgtagttctgttCCATAAAAAATCCTAACTCTATCTATCTTCAAgcataatatctcttgattgcTTCCGAGTTGATAGGCTTCGTGCTGACTCTTCCATCCATTTTCGTTAAGATTTGAGCTCCACCTGACAGTTCTCAATGGACCATGTAATGACCTTGCCAGTTTGGTGCAAACTTCCCTTTAGCTTCTTCTTGatggggaaagattttcttcagaaccaactaccccggaGTGAATTGGCAAGGTTCACTCTTTTGTTAAATTCACTAGCCATCTTGTTTTGGTATAGTTGGCCATGACATGCTGCATCCATTCTTTTCTAGTCAATGAGCATGAACTATTCTTGCCTGAACCGTATCCACTCTGCATCGTCCAATTTCGCTTCTTGAATGACTCTTAAGGACGATATTTCGACTTTTGCGGGTATCACTGCTTCAGTGCCGTATACCAACATGTACGATGTTGTCCTAGTAGATGTTCTTATGGTAGTGCGGTAACTTAATAAAGTGAAAGGTAACTTCTCATGCCATTgtctgtgattgtccactatcttttgcagaatcctcttgatattcttATTAGCTGCCTCGACTGCTCCATTTATTTGTGGTTTGTAGGTAGTGAAATTGCGCTGGACGATTCTAAACTTCTCACAGATTTCCCTCATGAGGTCTCTAAcagcattgtcagtgatgatagaTTCCTCTATCCCAAATATGCAAACGATGTTGTTCCGGACAAAATCtgccactaccttctttgtgaTGACCTTGTTAGTAGATGCTTCGACCAATTTGGTGAAATAATCGATGGCTACCAAGATAAAACGATGTCCATTTGACGCTGCATGCTCTATAGGTCCTATCACATCCATGCACTAGGCGGCAAAAGGCTATGGTGAACCCATTACATTTAACTCATTTGgtggaacccggatgaaatcTCCGTAAATATGGCACTAGTGACACTTCTGCACGTAGCGAATACTGTCGCTTTCCATactcatccaaaagtatccagctcttagaatcttcttggctaatgtgaaccCGTTCATGTGGGGTCTGAACGTCCCTGCATGTATTTCCTCTAACAATCTGGATGCTTTGGCAACGTCCACATATCTCAGCAAACCTAAGTTTGGGTTCCTTCTGTACAAGACTTCCCTATTGAGGAAAACGTGGTTTGCCAACCTCCCGAGGGCTCTcttttgaccattagtagcattTTCTTTGTAATCCTGGGTCGCAAAGAACTTCTTGATGTCGTGATACCAAAGTTTACCACCTGGTTCTTCATTCACATGGAAGCAGTAGGCATGTTGATCCTTGATTTCTATCTCGATAGGGTCGATGTAATTCTTGTCTGGATGGTGAATCATGGATGATAAGGTTGCAAGGGCTTCAGCGAACTCGTTCTGAATTTTGGGGacgtgcttgaactcaatctttgtgaacttctttCACAACTCCTTCATGCAGTGCAGGTACGACAATATCTTGACATTCTTAGTTGACCATTCTCGTTGGACTTGGTGGATCAGCAAATCGGAATttcctatgaccaaaagttcttttATGTTCATGTCGGCTGCCATTCTGATTCCAAGGATACATGCCTCGAGctcagccatattattggtacaagggaatcttatctttgccgaTGCTGGATAGTGTTGTCCAGATTCTAAAATCAGGATTTCCGCAATCTCAACTCTTTTGAAGTTTGTTGCTCCATCAAAAAACATCCTCCATCCAGGGTATAATTCTGCAATATCCTCCCCGGCAAATAGTACTATTTCATCGGGGAAATACGTGGTAAGTGGTTCGTAGTCCCCATCTACTGGATTCTCGATGAGGTGGTCAGGTAAAGCTTGTCCTTTGATAGCTTTCTAAGTTATGTTCATAATGTCAAATTCGCTGAGAAGAATTTGCCATTTAACTAGCTTTCCGGCAGGCATTGGCTTCTGAAAAATGTACTTGAGTGGATCGAGCCGAGATATCAGATGCGTGGTGTATGCCAACATATAATGCCTTAGATTTTGAACAATCCAAATCAGAGCACAACAAGTGCATTTTATCAGGGTATACTTGGCCTTGCATTGTGTGAAATTCTTGCTAAGTAGTAGATAACATGCTCCTTTCTCCCAGTTTCATCGTGTTGCCCAACACACAACCGAAGGCATTGTCAAAGACTGACGAATAGAGAAATAATGGTTTCCCTGGTTCAGGGGGAACCAGCACTGGCGGGTTTGAAAAATACTCTTTGATCTTGTCGAAGGTTTTTTGGCACTCCTCTGTCCATTTTGTGGCAGCATCCTTCATTAGCAGCTTAGAAATGGGTTCACAAATTAGCGTGGACTAGGCTATGAAATGACTAATGTAATTCAATCTTCCGAGGAACCTCATGATATCTTTCTTTCTCTTTGGTGGTGGTAATTCCTGGATGCACTTGATTTTTGATTGGTCCAGTTCTATCCCTTTCCTGCTTACAATAAAACCCAATAGCTTTCCTGCAGGGACTCCGAATGCGCACTTTGTCGGGGTCAACTTCAAATTGTGCCTTCGCAGGCATtcaaaaaatttcctcaagtcatCCAAGTGCTCTAAACTCTTTtgagattttatgatgacatcatccacatacacttcgatctccttatgaatcatgtcgtGAATGAGGGTCgccatggccctcatgtaagtggcGCCGACGTTCTTGAGACCGAATGGCATAACCCTATAACAGTAGACTCCCCAAGGTGTGGTGAAAGTTGTCTTCTCTGCATTTTCTTCATGCATTAGGATTTTATGGTGTCCAGAAAAACAATCCACAAATGATTGTAGTTCATGCTTCGCATAATTGTAGATGAGAATGTGGATATTTGGCAAGGGGAAATCATCCTTTGGATTAGCTTTATTGAGATCTTGGTAATCCACACATATTCTGATCTTCCCGTCCTTCTTGGGCACTGGGATGATGTTTTCCAACCAGCTTGGATAGTTGGTGACCCTTACCACATTTGTTTCTATTTGTTTGGTCACCTATTCTATTATCCTCAGACTTAAATCAGGTTTGAACTTCCTGGGCTTCTGCTTGACCGACGATTTGGTAGGGTCAATGGGAAGTTGATATGAGATAGTGTCGGTTCTTAATCCTGACATGTCATCATAGGTCCATGCGAACACGTCGACGTATTTTCGGAGGAGCTCAATGATTTTTTCCTTCTACTCGGCTTCTAGGTGAATGCGGATTCTGGTTTCTTTCATTCTAGGTGAATGCGATTACATTCCCAAATTTTGTTTCGTCTTCTCCCTCTTAGTAGTCTGCATGATTTCTATAGCCTGGAAGGCAACTCCTTCTATCCCCTCAATGAACTTGACATCATACTCCAGATAGGCGGAGTGTTCCCACTCGTCGCGAACCACGATCTCTTTGCATCCCCACTCGCATTTTATGCATTGGTGCAAGATAGATGACACGACCCCTGCCATATGTATCCAAGGCTAGGAAGAGGAGATGTCCATCACTTGGAATAATACTGGAACGTCGACCGGCCCGATTTGCAAAGCTAgataaatttccccaataaagTCCTTTTGTGAACCATCAAAGGCCCTCACCCTTACATGTCTTTCCTTAACCTCCCTCAAATGAATTTCTAACTCTCGTAGGGTAGAGAGCGCACAAATGTCGACTCTGGATCCTCTATCGACCAGCACTCAGGATACCACTTTGTCTCTGTATTTGACAATGATGTGAAGATCCTTGTTGTGACTTGCTTCTTCGACATGAATTTTgtctcttctgaaagtgatcatgtttacttctaccattttcccaattgtcaCGGCCAACGCTTTGCTagtggtgttacttggtacaATTACCTCACTTATTACTTTCAACAAAAAATCCTTATGGCAATCGGAGCTCATCAATAGATCCATGATAGATATCTGTGCTAGAGTTTTCTTTAATTGTTCTTCCATATAATACTCTTTACTCGACATCCTTTTCCAAAACTTCATGGCTTATCGGTCTATTATGTTCCTCCTTCGAATTTGTTCTCTACCTGAATTCCTCGATTGACCTCTTCAGGGGCGTAGCATCTCCCATAACTAGTCATACCATGGGCTGTGGTAGAGTCTTTCATTTTGGCCTTTCCCTTTTGTTAGTAGGTCCATGGGATGGTTTTGTACTCCCGATCCTTTTGGTATCGAGTAGCATCGGCAGCTTGCTGTGGATAGGTCTGAACTGTCACTGCAGGCCTTAGTGGTACTGTAATGATTGGAGCCTTTTGAGGAGGGATCCTTGCGGTTTCTGCATTCCCTATAGTGACGATAGTTCCCCTCAGATCATATTCTTCGTCTAGCGTGATCATGTTAGCTCTCTGATTTCGATGATTTTGCAGAGGGTTGCGATTCATATTGGGGGGTGCTGGAGTGCACTGGTCTCCACTCTTGATCAGGGTTTCAATTTCAGTTTTCAACTTGAAATAATCTTCAGTATTGTGCCCTGGTACATTGGAATGATACACGTACCTCTTGGTGGCATCAAAATATTTGGAGAGGTGTCCAGGAACCCTTCCCTTGATTGGGTGTATCAATCCTTCTCTTATCAACCTTTCAAATAATTGGGCTAAGGTCTCGGCAATCAGGATATAGGTTCTGTGACCCCTTTCTTCAAAGTTGCGATGAGGGCGTGGTGCATACACATGTCAGTTTTGGTGAGTAGTGGTTTGTACAGgagcatatggtcgttgtggggtTTGGTTGTTGTTGGCTCGAGGAGGGTTGTATTGTGGTTGAGGGTGGTAGTATGGCTAAGTATTATACACTTGAGTGTAAGTGGGTGGTGGTGCGTGGTTGTTTGGAGAATAAGAGGTGCTTCCATGAGATGGGTTAGTTTGATAGTAGGGGACGACTACTGAgacctcttctttctttttctttccgcTACCGATCGATCCTGATTGGTTGGCCTTGCTGGCCGCTTGTAGTGCTGCTATAGATTACACCTTACCAGATTGTATGTcctcttctaagaaatctcccatcttaACCAGCTCGGGAAACGTTTGAcccatcatcttttcaaagtatattccCTCTTGGGCTTGGATGAAGTACTTGGTTAGTTCACTACCGTCCAGCAGCGGTTGCGCCCTAGCAGCCTCTGTCCTCCACCATCGTGCATATTCTTGAAATGACTCAGAAGGTCTTTTCTGTAGGTTCACTAGCGCGAACCAATCAGGAGTGATCTCTGTATTGAATCAAAAATGGTTCATGAAGTCCTCCACCATTTCTTGCCAAGTTCCCCAATGTCGCGGGTCCTGTCTGGTATACCAGGTGAGTGTTTCTCCCGTCAGACTCCTTATAAACAATTTCATCTTTAGTTTCTCATTTGTTTCCTACTCCGACCAAGTTGTCACAATAAGCCCTTAAATGTGCGTGAGCGTCCCCTGTCCCATCGAAGACATCGAACCTTGGCAGTTTGTACCCTACTGGCATATCCTCATCTGGTGAATATACATGTCTTCATAGTCCAAGCTTTCACTCTATCGGGCCACCTGGAGACTCTTCATTTGCCTTCTCAATATTTGTAACTGCTCAAATACCGACTCTTCTTCTTTACGCCTAGTTTCTCTCTCCATCTCGGCGTATTGATCGATCTCATATGGCACCCTGACCATGAAGGGTGCTGTAAAGGTAGGTTCGGTAACAATATATACACGGTGAACGTACCCCTCGTGAATAGCGGCATGTGTCACAAGTATGTGTTGGTTAGTAGTGAAAGTGACTTGGTCATGAGGAAGGGTAGTTGTATTAGTAGTAATAGGCGGGTTTTGTGATTCTTGAGGGTATTTTGGTACATAGGGAGTGTGAATAGGGGGATTTGGTGGGTTAGCGGGGGTTTCTGGAGGTATGACTCGAGTGGTGGGGGTTGAGGTTGAGGTTGGAGTATTGTTGTTTTGGCGTGATATTGAAGGAAAATGATCTGTAAGTGAATCCAAAGAAGGGAATATGGGTGGAGAAATTGTTGTCACGGGCAAGTGCTCCAATTCTCTGATATGTTGTACCTCCTCTCTTAAGGATTCCATTTCCTACGACATCCCGGCCACACGTTCATCATTCTTAATGTTGTCCTTTTCCCCTGATCGCCCCGGCTTGTCAGCTATAACCACAGCATGTTCAATTGGGTCTTCTGCATCTGACATCTTTCCCTTAGACCTTAGATTGTGTGGTGGCTCTGCCAGTTTTGTTCAACGCAAAtcaactttcttttctttttgagtggtaataataaagcaaaataaaataagaagaaagaaaagaaaaaaaaggaagagtCGGTTTCTTCATTTTCATACGGGCAAAAAATCATATAAAGCAGATAATTCATACATTACCGCTAACACATTCCTAAAATTCGCAGGGACCTCTCATTGCCAGAGGTAGGCCTAATTCGCGGATGTTTGGCAGACATTTAGAattgacacat of Nicotiana tomentosiformis chromosome 7, ASM39032v3, whole genome shotgun sequence contains these proteins:
- the LOC104105345 gene encoding uncharacterized protein translates to MDVIGPIEHAASNGHRFILVAIDYFTKLVEASTNKVITKKVVADFVRNNIVCIFGIEESIITDNAVRDLMREICEKFRIVQRNFTTYKPQINGAVEAANKNIKRILQKIVDNHRQWHEKLPFTLLSYRTTIRTSTRTTSYMLVYGTEAVIPAKVEISSLRVIQEAKLDDAEWIRFRQE
- the LOC138895697 gene encoding uncharacterized protein, producing the protein MIHHPDKNYIDPIEIEIKDQHAYCFHVNEEPGGKLWYHDIKKFFATQDYKENATNGQKRALGRLANHVFLNREVLYRRNPNLGLLRYVDVAKASRLLEEIHAGTFRPHMNGFTLAKKILRAGYFWMSMESDSIRYVQKCH